In one Silene latifolia isolate original U9 population chromosome 10, ASM4854445v1, whole genome shotgun sequence genomic region, the following are encoded:
- the LOC141606391 gene encoding uncharacterized protein LOC141606391, with amino-acid sequence MGYVLRVRLASFFAGTAVASAAGLYVLYHDYKLAHLSLSDQMKRLHDSLDKRVSALEKVKEAEVPQQPLAEATE; translated from the exons atgggtTATGTTCTAAGAGTAAGACTTGCATCATTTTTTGCAGGAACAGCTGTAGCTTCAGCTGCTGGTCTTTACGTTCTTTACCATGATTATAAGCTTGCCCACCTTTCTCTTTCTGATCag ATGAAGCGTTTGCATGATTCTCTGGATAAACGAGTATCTGCTCTGGAGAAGGTAAAAGAAGCTGAAGTTCCTCAACAACCCCTTGCCGAAGCAACAGAGTAG
- the LOC141608556 gene encoding glutathione S-transferase T3-like: MDNEDPYSQYYSLLSNFPNNDILQNSQTPPPRALPRSVNIQSPNYSHHQPIPQHYPNYNYQSYMAPESTRRNSLGGFSNQDSSTPMSGTESQTRQHDVEEEDEVQIVESSNMKGKFKWSQTKDEDLCKSWLTISNDGATGNHQSYNSYWQRIVDYYNEWRKDGDPIDIPKASNHWFKMSAEVSKFNGCYIQIKESHPSGHNEESLKNMANQLWSTRHKNGQQKTFPYLHSWEILRHQPKWEEFANRNKNSGASKRQKNSMTATPSTNIDEGTDVEEISEKRPIGQKASKAASKGRGSKKKGSEDFVNSFGEYKELQTKKFSLWEERIRISDFEFLTKDTSNMDDRARKDHEQVCNIIRAKYGIE; the protein is encoded by the coding sequence ATGGATAATGAAGATCCTTATAGTCAATATTACTCATTGTTATCAAATTTTCCAAACAATGATATACTACAAAATTCTCAAACACCTCCTCCTCGAGCATTGCCAAGAAGCGTAAATATACAATCTCCGAACTATTCACATCATCAACCTATCCCTCAACACTATCCTAACTACAACTATCAATCATATATGGCACCAGAGAGCACAAGAAGAAATAGCTTGGGTGGCTTTTCTAACCAAGATAGTTCAACGCCGATGTCGGGTACCGAGTCTCAAACTCGTCAACATGACGTTGAAGAAGAGGATGAAGTTCAAATCGTAGAATCATCAAACATGAAAGGCAAATTTAAGTGGAGCCAAACAAAAGATGAGGATCTATGCAAAAGTTGGttaacaatttcaaatgacggtgCCACCGgtaatcatcaatcttacaatagTTATTGGCAAAGAATTGTTGACTACTACAACGAATGGAGGAAAGACGGTGATCCAATCGACATTCCAAAGGCTTCTAATCATTGGTTTAAGATGAGCGCCGAAGTATCGAAGTTCAACGGATGCTATATACAAATTAAAGAGAGTCATCCTAGTGGTCATAATGAAGAATCTTTGAAGAACATGGCTAATCAACTATGGAGTACTCGTCACAAGAATGGCCAACAGAAGACATTCCCATATTTGCATTCTTGGGAAATTCTTCGACACCAACCAAAATGGGAGGAATTTGCAAATAGGAATAAAAACAGCGGTGCATCAAAGAGACAAAAAAATTCGATGACAGCCACACCGTCTACAAACATCGATGAAGGTACCGATGTAGAAGAAATATCGGAGAAACGTCCAATAGGTCAGAAGGCATCTAAAGCGGCATCGAAAGGTAGGGGCTCTAAGAAGAAGGGCAGTGAAGACTTTGTGAACTCATTTGGAGAGTATAAAGAGTTACAAACAAAGAAATTTTCGTTATGGGAGGAACGCATCCGTATATCGGATTTTGAATTTCTAACCAAGGACACTTCAAATATGGATGATCGGGCAAGAAAGGATCATGAACAAGTGTGCAACATTATTAGGGCTAAGTACGGAATAGAATGA
- the LOC141606392 gene encoding CDPK-related kinase 4-like, producing MGQCYSTKSSAVNDTVAGGITNEPQSPAPASTSGRQTPPSMSPWQSPYPAGVNPSPAPTMGTPGRKLLKWPFPPPSPAKPIMAALRRRREAKRSRAGSGDGVGTGAGAGEGTGGGLSTPGRDGEERERERERGLDKNFGYGKNLGGKYELGKEVGRGHFGHTCWATAKKGEFKGQSVAIKIISKAKMTSAIAIEDVRREVKILKALSGHKHMLKFYEALEDSNNVYLVMELCEGGELLDRILSRGGRYDEHDAKGIIVQILSAVAFCHLQGVVHRDLKPENFLFAAKDDDSLLKMIDFGLSDFVRPDQRLNDVVGSAYYVAPEVLHRSYNVEGDMWSVGVITYILLCGSRPFWARTESGIFRSVLRSDPNFDDTPWPNISAEAKDFVKRLLNKDHRKRMTAAQALAHPWLREESRPLPLDMLIYKLAKAYIRATPLKRAALKALSKAITENEVYFLRAQFRLLNPKDGLISLDNFKAALLNNATDAMKEARVSDIIAMMEPLSSKKIDFEEFCAAAISVYQIEALEDWDKIAAIAYQHFEQEGNRRISVEEFSREMNLSPTAYPLVKDWIRASDGKINYLGYTKFLHGVTIRSSNLARRQ from the exons ATGGGACAGTGCTACAGCACTAAATCATCGGCGGTCAACGACACCGTCGCCGGCGGAATCACCAATGAACCACAGTCTCCGGCACCGGCAAGCACTTCCGGACGACAAACACCACCGTCGATGTCACCATGGCAGTCGCCGTACCCCGCCGGAGTCAACCCGTCGCCGGCACCGACTATGGGGACGCCAGGGAGGAAGCTGTTGAAGTGGCCGTTTCCGCCGCCGTCGCCGGCGAAGCCGATCATGGCGGCGTTGCGACGGAGGCGGGAGGCGAAGCGGTCGCGGGCCGGGTCGGGGGATGGGGTGGGGACGGGGGCGGGGGCGGGGGAGGGTACAGGAGGTGGTTTATCGACGCCGGGTCGAGACGGGGAGGAGAGGGAAAGGGAGAGGGAGAGGGGGTTGGACAAGAATTTTGGGTATGGGAAGAATTTAGGAGGGAAGTATGAGTTAGGGAAGGAAGTTGGTAGAGGGCATTTTGGTCATACTTGTTGGGCTACTGCTAAGAAAGGGGAATTTAAAGGTCAAAGTGTTGCTATTAAGATCATTTCTAAAGCTAAG ATGACTTCAGCAATTGCCATTGAAGATGTTCGCAGGGAAGTAAAAATACTCAAAGCATTGTCTGGACACAAGCACATGCTCAAATTTTATGAAGCACTTGAGGATTCTAACAACGTTTACTTAGTCATGGA GTTGTGTGAAGGCGGTGAATTATTGGATAGGATACTGTCAAG AGGTGGAAGATATGATGAGCACGATGCTAAAGGAATCATAGTGCAGATTTTATCTGCGGTGGCATTTTGCCATCTTCAAGGTGTTGTGCACCGGGATTTAAAACCAGAG AATTTTTTGTTCGCTGCAAAGGACGACGATTCTCTCTTGAAGATGATAGATTTTGGTCTTTCTGATTTTGTCAGGCCAG ATCAAAGGCTCAATGATGTTGTTGGCAGTGCTTACTATGTTGCACCTGAAGTTCTCCACAGATCATATAATGTTGAGGGGGATATGTGGAGTGTTGGTGTCATTACATACATTTTACTATGTGGAAGCAGGCCCTTTTGGGCCCGGACTGAATCAGGAATATTTCGTTCGGTTTTGAGATCAGATCCGAATTTTGACGACACTCCATGGCCCAATATATCAGCAGAGGCCAAGGATTTTGTTAAAAGATTACTAAACAAGGACCATAGGAAAAGGATGACTGCGGCGCAAGCATTAG CTCATCCTTGGTTGAGAGAAGAAAGTAGGCCCCTTCCGTTGGATATGTTGATCTACAAGTTAGCCAAAGCATATATTCGTGCTACACCTCTTAAACGCGCGGCATTGAAG GCCCTCTCCAAAGCTATTACAGAGAACGAAGTTTACTTTCTGAGAGCTCAGTTTAGGTTGCTAAATCCTAAAGACGGCCTCATATCTCTCGACAATTTCAAAGCT GCTCTCTTGAATAATGCTACTGATGCCATGAAAGAGGCCAGAGTTTCTGACATTATTGCTATG ATGGAACCCCTCTCTTCCAAGAAGATAGATTTCGAGGAGTTTTGTGCCGCAGCGATCAGTGTTTATCAGATTGAAGCTCTCGAAGATTGGGATAAAATTGCTGCCATCGCATATCAGCATTTTGAACAGGAAGGTAACAGGAGGATCTCTGTCGAGGAATTTTCGAGG GAAATGAATTTGAGTCCGACAGCATATCCTTTGGTCAAGGATTGGATACGAGCTTCCGATGGAAAAATCAATTATCTTGGTTACACCAAATTCTTGCATGGTGTCACTATAAGGAGCTCAAACCTTGCGAGACGACAATAA
- the LOC141608555 gene encoding uncharacterized protein LOC141608555: MKEMDDDIWDETDDEMGIYLLQKIKYPTRTYIPRDRENGAFRLYRDYFAPEPVYPEQIFRRRFRMRRELFLRIVEGLGNHTNYFRHRVDAAKIKGLSPLQKCTAAIRILAYGAPADAVDEYIKIGKTTAIECLSEFCRAIIEVFGDTYMRRPTTTDVQRLLHMHEQCHGFPGMLRSLDCMHWQWKNCPSSWKGQYTRGDHGHPTIILEAVASVDLWIWHAYFGVAGSSNDLNVLCRSNLFKEKLEGRAPEVRFTANEVEYNMGYYLTDGIYPEWAAFVKSFSHPQDPKRICFKKKHESARKDVERAFGVLQARFAIVRGAARCWHKSTLHDIMDACIIMHNMIVEDERHTYSRNFNHCGFSETNTIDVQQGPVGDFRNFLSRDANIRDRNLHHQLKADLVEHIWKSTHLID, encoded by the coding sequence ATGAAAGAAATGGATGATGACATTTGGGATGAAACAGATGATGAAATGGGTATTTACTTGCTTCAAAAAATTAAGTATCCTACAAGAACGTATATTCCTCGTGATCGTGAAAACGGTGCATTTCGACTTTATCGTGATTATTTCGCACCCGAACCAGTATACCCGGAACAAATATTTCGAAGAAGGTTTCGAATGCGGAGGGAACTGTTCCTCCGAATAGTAGAAGGGCTTGGTAATCATACTAACTATTTCCGACATAGAGTCGATGCAGCAAAAATAAAGGGTTTGTCACCCCTTCAAAAATGCACAGCGGCTATTCGAATACTAGCCTATGGAGCTCCTGCCGATGCGGTCGATGAATACATCAAAATTGGCAAGACCACGGCCATAGAATGTTTATCAGAATTTTGTCGTGCCATTATCGAAGTTTTTGGGGATACGTACATGAGAAGGCCAACTACAACTGATGTCCAACGGTTGCTCCATATGCACGAGCAATGTCATGGATTCCCCGGCATGCTCAGGAGTCTTGATTGCATGCATTGGCAATGGAAGAATTGCCCAAGTTCTTGGAAAGGGCAATATACTCGAGGTGATCATGGTCATCCAACAATTATACTCGAAGCTGTAGCCTCGGTGGATCTTTGGATATGGCATGCGTATTTTGGTGTTGCTGGTTCAAGCAATGATCTCAATGTATTATGTCGATCAAATTTGTTTAAAGAGAAATTGGAAGGAAGAGCTCCAGAGGTTCGATTCACCGCTAATGAGGTAGAGTACAACATGGGATATTATCTTACAGATGGTATATATCCGGAGTGGGCCGCATTTGTTAAAAGTTTTTCACACCCGCAAGATCCTAAGAGAATTTGCTTCAAGAAAAAACATGAAAGCGCAAGAAAAGATGTCGAGCGAGCCTTTGGGGTTCTTCAAGCTCGTTTTGCAATTGTCCGTGGGGCCGCTCGGTGTTGGCATAAATCTACGTTACATGACATAATGGATGCGTGCATCATAATGCATAATATGATTGTCGAGGATGAGAGACATACATACTCAAGAAATTTTAATCATTGTGGATTTTCGGAAACCAATACTATTGATGTTCAACAAGGGCCTGTTGgagattttcgaaattttcttTCTAGGGATGCAAACATCCGAGATAGAAATTTGCATCACCAACTAAAAGCTGATTTAGTGGAACACATTTGGAAGTCAACCCATTTGATCGATTAA